A genomic window from Serratia liquefaciens includes:
- the yceD gene encoding 23S rRNA accumulation protein YceD — protein sequence MQKVKLPLTIDAVRTAQKRLDYVGSYAPEQVTRVAASVVSVDSDVEVSLSFDIDNQRLAVITGHADVQVMLMCQRCGVPFEHHVHTTYCFSPVVNDEQAEALPGAYEPIEVDEFGEVDLLAMIEDEIILSLPVVPVHESEHCEVSEADMVFGKLPPEAEKPNPFAVLASLKRK from the coding sequence ATGCAAAAGGTAAAATTACCCTTGACCATTGATGCGGTACGTACCGCTCAGAAACGCCTGGACTATGTTGGTTCCTATGCGCCTGAGCAGGTTACACGTGTTGCTGCCTCTGTGGTCAGTGTGGACAGTGATGTTGAGGTCTCGTTATCTTTCGATATTGATAACCAGCGCCTCGCGGTGATAACAGGGCATGCGGACGTCCAGGTAATGCTGATGTGCCAACGCTGCGGAGTCCCGTTTGAACACCATGTTCACACAACATATTGTTTTAGCCCGGTCGTCAATGATGAGCAGGCTGAGGCATTACCGGGAGCGTACGAGCCGATCGAAGTCGATGAGTTTGGCGAAGTCGATCTGCTGGCAATGATTGAAGACGAAATTATTCTTTCACTGCCTGTCGTCCCGGTACATGAATCTGAACACTGTGAAGTGTCCGAAGCGGACATGGTCTTTGGCAAACTGCCTCCAGAGGCGGAGAAACCAAACCCATTTGCCGTATTAGCCAGTTTAAAGCGTAAGTAA
- the rpmF gene encoding 50S ribosomal protein L32 has protein sequence MAVQQNKPTRSKRGMRRSHDALTTTTLSVDATSGETHRRHHITADGFYRGRKVIG, from the coding sequence ATGGCCGTACAACAAAATAAACCAACCCGTTCCAAACGTGGCATGCGTCGTTCACACGATGCTCTGACCACCACCACTTTGTCTGTTGATGCGACTTCTGGTGAAACTCATCGTCGTCACCACATCACTGCCGACGGTTTCTACCGCGGTCGCAAGGTTATCGGCTAA
- a CDS encoding beta-ketoacyl-ACP synthase III: MYTKILGTGSYLPVQVRTNADLEKMVDTSDEWIVTRTGIRERRLAAADETVATMGFHAAEKALEMAGVAKEDIGLIVVATTTSSHAFPSSACQVQQLLGIKDCAAFDLAAACAGFTYALSVADQYVKNGAVKRALVIGADVLSRTLDPEDRGTIILFGDGAGAVVLGASEEPGILSTHLHADGTYGGLLTLPFKDRQDQDKPAYVTMAGNEVFKVAVTELAHIVDETLQANNLDRSQLDWLVPHQANLRIISATAKKLGMGMDKVVVTLDRHGNTSAASVPAALDEAVRDGRIQRGQLVLLEAFGGGFTWGSALVRF, encoded by the coding sequence ATGTATACAAAGATTCTCGGTACGGGGAGTTATTTACCCGTACAAGTGCGCACCAACGCTGACCTTGAAAAAATGGTGGATACCTCTGACGAGTGGATCGTCACGCGTACCGGTATCCGTGAACGCCGTCTCGCTGCTGCTGATGAAACCGTGGCGACGATGGGCTTCCATGCTGCTGAAAAAGCGCTGGAAATGGCAGGTGTGGCTAAAGAAGATATCGGGCTGATCGTTGTGGCTACCACCACTTCGAGCCACGCATTCCCAAGTTCTGCCTGCCAGGTGCAGCAGTTGCTGGGGATTAAAGATTGTGCGGCTTTCGATTTGGCGGCTGCCTGTGCCGGTTTCACTTACGCGTTGAGCGTTGCCGATCAGTACGTTAAGAACGGCGCGGTGAAACGTGCCCTGGTGATTGGTGCCGACGTGCTGTCCCGCACGCTGGATCCTGAAGATCGCGGCACCATCATTCTGTTTGGTGATGGCGCGGGCGCAGTGGTGTTGGGCGCTTCTGAAGAGCCGGGCATTCTGTCGACTCACCTGCATGCGGACGGCACCTACGGCGGTCTGCTGACCTTGCCGTTCAAGGATCGTCAGGATCAGGACAAGCCGGCCTATGTCACCATGGCGGGCAATGAAGTCTTCAAGGTTGCGGTTACCGAACTGGCTCACATCGTTGACGAAACGCTGCAGGCCAATAATCTGGACCGCAGCCAGCTGGATTGGCTGGTGCCGCACCAGGCCAATCTGCGCATTATCAGCGCAACGGCGAAAAAACTGGGTATGGGGATGGATAAAGTGGTGGTGACGCTCGATCGTCACGGTAACACCTCTGCCGCCTCGGTCCCCGCAGCGCTCGATGAAGCGGTGCGCGATGGGCGGATCCAACGCGGCCAACTGGTGCTGCTGGAAGCCTTCGGCGGCGGCTTTACCTGGGGCTCGGCGCTGGTTCGCTTCTGA
- the plsX gene encoding phosphate acyltransferase PlsX translates to MTRLTLALDAMGGDFGPCVTVPASLQALASNLQLHLLLVGNPDTLSPLLAKADPVLLERLQVVPAESVIAGDAKPSQAIRASRGTSMRIALELTKNGDAQGCVSAGNTGALMGLAKMLIKPLDGIERPALMTVIPNQLGGKTVVLDLGANVECDSTMLVQFAVMGAVMAEEVVGIAQPRVALLNIGEEETKGLDNIREAAAVLKNTPAINYIGYLEGNDLLTGKTDVMVCDGFVGNVTLKTMEGVVRVFLSLLKSSGDGGKQAWWLKLLGRWLQKRVVKRFGHLNPDQYNGACLLGLRSTVIKSHGAANPHAFAVAIEQAVQAVQRQVPDRIAARLEAVLPKSD, encoded by the coding sequence TTGACTCGTCTAACCCTGGCGTTAGATGCAATGGGCGGGGACTTCGGTCCCTGCGTCACAGTGCCTGCTTCATTGCAGGCACTGGCCTCTAATTTACAGCTTCATCTTCTGCTGGTCGGCAATCCCGACACCCTCTCTCCTTTACTTGCCAAAGCCGATCCGGTTCTTCTGGAACGTTTGCAAGTCGTGCCCGCTGAATCTGTGATTGCCGGCGACGCCAAACCCTCACAAGCGATTCGTGCCAGCCGTGGCACTTCCATGCGTATTGCGCTGGAACTGACCAAAAACGGTGATGCGCAGGGCTGTGTCAGCGCGGGCAATACCGGCGCGCTGATGGGGTTGGCGAAAATGCTGATCAAGCCGCTGGACGGTATTGAACGTCCGGCGCTGATGACGGTGATCCCGAATCAGCTGGGCGGTAAAACCGTGGTGCTGGATCTGGGCGCCAATGTCGAATGCGACAGCACCATGCTGGTGCAGTTTGCGGTGATGGGCGCGGTGATGGCCGAAGAGGTGGTGGGGATTGCGCAACCTCGCGTGGCGCTGCTGAATATTGGTGAAGAAGAAACCAAAGGTCTGGATAATATCCGCGAAGCGGCTGCCGTGCTAAAAAATACACCGGCAATCAACTATATTGGTTACCTGGAAGGCAACGATCTTCTCACCGGGAAAACCGATGTGATGGTCTGCGACGGCTTTGTGGGTAACGTCACCCTGAAAACCATGGAAGGGGTGGTAAGAGTATTTTTATCGCTGCTGAAATCATCCGGAGACGGTGGCAAGCAGGCGTGGTGGTTAAAATTGTTGGGCCGTTGGTTGCAAAAACGGGTGGTAAAGCGGTTCGGCCACCTGAACCCCGACCAGTATAATGGCGCATGTCTGTTAGGATTGCGCAGCACCGTAATCAAGAGCCACGGCGCTGCGAACCCGCACGCGTTTGCAGTTGCAATCGAACAGGCTGTGCAGGCGGTGCAGCGGCAAGTCCCTGACAGGATTGCTGCGCGCCTTGAAGCTGTATTACCTAAGAGTGACTGA
- the fabG gene encoding 3-oxoacyl-ACP reductase FabG, protein MSFEGKVVLVTGASRGIGRAIAETFVARGAKVIGTATSESGAEAISSYLGANGKGFALNVVDAQSIDSVLASIRAEFGEIDILVNNAGITRDNLLMRMKDDEWQDILNTNLTSVFRLSKAVMRAMMKKRFGRIITIGSVVGTMGNAGQANYAAAKAGLIGFSKSLAREVASRGITVNVVAPGFIETDMTRALTDDQRAGILSSVPANRLGDAKEIASAVAFLASDEAGYITGETLHVNGGMYMI, encoded by the coding sequence ATGAGCTTCGAAGGTAAAGTTGTTCTGGTCACCGGCGCGAGCCGGGGTATTGGCCGGGCTATTGCAGAAACGTTTGTGGCACGCGGCGCAAAAGTGATCGGCACCGCCACCAGTGAAAGCGGCGCTGAGGCTATCAGCAGCTATCTGGGTGCGAACGGCAAAGGGTTTGCATTGAACGTGGTCGATGCTCAATCTATCGACAGCGTTCTGGCATCTATTCGTGCTGAATTTGGCGAAATCGACATTTTAGTGAATAATGCCGGCATTACGCGTGATAACCTCCTGATGCGTATGAAGGACGACGAGTGGCAGGATATCCTGAACACCAATCTGACTTCCGTATTCCGTCTGTCAAAAGCGGTAATGCGAGCTATGATGAAAAAGCGGTTTGGCCGGATCATCACCATCGGTTCCGTCGTCGGTACCATGGGGAACGCAGGGCAGGCTAATTACGCGGCGGCTAAAGCCGGTCTGATTGGCTTTAGTAAGTCTTTGGCACGTGAAGTTGCTTCGCGTGGCATTACGGTCAACGTCGTGGCACCTGGCTTTATTGAGACGGACATGACACGGGCGTTGACAGATGATCAACGCGCAGGCATTTTGTCATCAGTTCCAGCCAATCGGCTGGGGGATGCTAAAGAAATTGCCAGCGCTGTTGCATTTTTAGCCTCTGATGAGGCTGGCTACATCACCGGTGAAACGTTACATGTCAATGGCGGCATGTACATGATTTAA
- a CDS encoding Maf family protein, producing the protein MQRLLLASTSTYRQMLLEKLHLPFTCDAPQVDETPQAGETAEALVLRLATAKAQALAIAYPDHLIIGSDQVCVIDGKITGKPHTEENACAQLRQASGQRVTFYTGLALYNSRSQHLQALCEPFHVHFRALSDAEISAYVRLEQPLNCAGSFKSEGLGIALFDKLEGRDPNALIGLPLIALLEMLRAEGINPLV; encoded by the coding sequence ATGCAGAGACTGCTCCTCGCCTCCACCTCGACCTACCGCCAGATGCTGTTGGAAAAACTGCATCTGCCTTTTACCTGTGACGCGCCGCAGGTCGATGAAACCCCGCAGGCCGGGGAAACTGCCGAAGCGCTGGTCTTGCGGCTGGCGACGGCGAAAGCCCAGGCATTGGCCATCGCCTATCCCGATCATTTGATTATCGGTTCCGACCAGGTCTGCGTGATCGACGGTAAAATAACCGGAAAACCGCATACCGAAGAGAACGCCTGCGCGCAATTGCGCCAGGCCAGTGGCCAAAGGGTGACGTTTTATACCGGTCTGGCGCTGTACAACAGCCGTAGCCAACATCTGCAGGCGCTTTGCGAACCTTTCCATGTGCATTTCCGTGCGCTGAGCGACGCAGAAATCAGCGCTTATGTGCGTCTTGAACAGCCGCTCAACTGCGCGGGAAGTTTTAAAAGTGAAGGTCTGGGCATTGCGTTGTTCGATAAACTGGAGGGGCGAGATCCGAACGCGTTGATCGGTCTGCCGCTGATAGCCCTGCTGGAGATGCTGCGGGCTGAAGGCATCAACCCGCTGGTATAA
- the acpP gene encoding acyl carrier protein: protein MSTIEERVKKIIVEQLGVKQEEVLNNASFVEDLGADSLDTVELVMALEEEFDTEIPDEEAEKITTVQAAIDFINASQQ, encoded by the coding sequence ATGAGCACTATCGAAGAACGCGTTAAGAAAATCATTGTTGAGCAGTTGGGTGTTAAACAGGAAGAAGTTTTAAATAACGCTTCTTTCGTTGAAGATCTGGGTGCTGATTCTCTTGACACCGTTGAGCTGGTAATGGCTCTGGAAGAAGAGTTCGACACCGAGATTCCAGACGAAGAAGCTGAGAAAATCACTACTGTTCAGGCAGCTATTGATTTCATCAACGCTAGCCAGCAGTAA
- the fabF gene encoding beta-ketoacyl-ACP synthase II: MSKRRVVVTGLGMLSPVGNTVESTWNALLAGQSGISLIDHFDTSAYATKFAGLVKNFNSEDFISRKDARKMDAFIQYGIAAGMQAMQDAQLDITEANASRIGAAIGSGIGGLGLIEENHSSLVNGGPRKISPFFVPSTIVNMIAGHLTIMYGMRGPSISIATACTSGVHNIGHAARIIAYNDADVMLAGGAEKASTPLGVGGFGAARALSTRNEDPQAASRPWDKDRDGFVLGDGAGMMVLEEYEHAKKRGAKIYAEVVGFGMSSDAYHMTSPPENGAGAALAMENALLDAGVTTSQIGYINAHGTSTPAGDKAETQAVKSVFGSDAQRVMVSSTKSMTGHLLGAAGAIESIFTVLALRDQAVPPTINLDNPDEGCDLDFVPHEARQVSDMQYTLCNSFGFGGTNGSLIFRKV, from the coding sequence GTGTCTAAGCGTCGAGTAGTTGTGACCGGACTGGGCATGTTGTCTCCTGTCGGCAATACGGTAGAGTCCACATGGAACGCTCTTCTTGCCGGTCAGAGTGGCATCAGCCTGATCGACCATTTCGATACCTCTGCCTATGCGACCAAGTTTGCAGGCCTGGTAAAGAATTTTAATTCAGAAGATTTCATCTCCCGCAAAGATGCGCGCAAGATGGACGCCTTCATCCAGTACGGTATCGCAGCCGGCATGCAAGCCATGCAGGACGCACAACTGGATATCACCGAGGCTAACGCCAGCCGCATTGGTGCCGCTATCGGCTCCGGTATTGGCGGCCTGGGTTTGATTGAAGAGAACCACAGTTCACTGGTTAACGGTGGCCCACGGAAAATCAGTCCGTTCTTTGTGCCGTCAACCATTGTTAACATGATTGCAGGCCACCTGACTATCATGTACGGCATGCGTGGCCCGAGCATTTCGATCGCCACCGCCTGTACCTCAGGTGTGCACAACATCGGCCATGCCGCGCGTATCATTGCTTACAATGATGCTGACGTCATGCTGGCCGGTGGGGCAGAAAAAGCCAGTACCCCGTTGGGCGTCGGCGGCTTTGGCGCAGCACGCGCGCTGTCGACCCGCAACGAAGATCCGCAGGCAGCCAGCCGCCCTTGGGACAAGGACCGTGACGGTTTTGTTCTGGGTGACGGTGCCGGCATGATGGTGCTGGAAGAGTACGAACACGCCAAAAAACGCGGTGCCAAGATTTATGCTGAAGTTGTCGGCTTTGGGATGAGCAGCGATGCTTATCACATGACGTCTCCTCCTGAAAACGGTGCGGGCGCAGCGCTGGCAATGGAAAATGCGTTGCTCGATGCAGGTGTGACCACGTCACAAATCGGCTATATCAATGCGCACGGCACCTCAACGCCGGCTGGCGACAAAGCCGAAACGCAGGCGGTGAAGTCGGTATTTGGCAGCGATGCGCAGCGTGTGATGGTCAGCTCGACCAAATCGATGACCGGCCACCTGTTAGGTGCGGCAGGCGCGATTGAGTCGATCTTCACCGTACTGGCATTGCGTGACCAGGCCGTTCCGCCAACCATCAACCTGGATAATCCGGATGAAGGTTGCGATCTGGACTTCGTTCCGCACGAAGCACGCCAGGTGAGCGATATGCAGTACACGCTGTGTAACTCCTTCGGTTTCGGCGGCACCAACGGTTCTCTGATCTTCCGCAAGGTGTAA
- the fabD gene encoding ACP S-malonyltransferase — MTQFAFVFPGQGSQSLGMLADLAAQYPIVEATFSEASSVLGYDLWQLVQQGPAEELNKTWQTQPALLAASVAIFRVWQQQGGKMPAIMAGHSLGEYSALVCAGVLDFQAAIRLVELRGKLMQEAVPEGTGAMSAIIGLDNAAIAKACEESAQGQVVSPVNFNSPGQVVIAGNKEAVERAGAACKAAGAKRALPLPVSVPSHCALMKPAADKLAVALQDITFSAPQVPVVNNVDVRAESDPEAIRSALVRQLYSPVRWTESVEFMAAQGVTSLLEVGPGKVLTGLTKRIVDTLTAAAVNDAASLTAALEQ; from the coding sequence ATGACGCAATTTGCTTTTGTTTTCCCAGGCCAGGGCTCACAGTCCCTGGGCATGCTGGCCGATTTGGCCGCTCAATATCCGATCGTTGAAGCGACTTTCAGCGAAGCTTCTTCCGTGCTGGGTTACGACCTGTGGCAACTGGTTCAGCAAGGGCCAGCGGAAGAACTGAACAAAACCTGGCAGACGCAACCGGCATTGCTGGCTGCTTCCGTAGCGATCTTCCGCGTCTGGCAGCAGCAGGGCGGCAAAATGCCTGCCATCATGGCCGGCCACAGCCTGGGTGAATACTCGGCTTTGGTCTGTGCGGGCGTGCTGGATTTCCAAGCGGCAATCCGCCTGGTTGAGCTGCGCGGCAAACTGATGCAGGAAGCGGTGCCGGAAGGCACTGGCGCGATGTCCGCCATCATTGGTCTGGACAACGCGGCTATCGCCAAAGCTTGTGAAGAGTCAGCCCAAGGGCAGGTCGTTTCTCCGGTGAACTTCAATTCCCCGGGCCAGGTGGTGATTGCCGGCAATAAAGAAGCGGTTGAGCGTGCAGGCGCAGCCTGTAAAGCTGCCGGCGCCAAGCGCGCGCTGCCGTTGCCGGTGAGCGTGCCTTCGCACTGCGCACTGATGAAGCCGGCTGCAGATAAACTGGCCGTGGCGTTGCAAGACATCACCTTCAGCGCACCGCAGGTGCCGGTGGTGAATAACGTTGACGTCCGTGCTGAAAGCGATCCAGAAGCGATCCGCAGCGCGCTGGTGCGTCAGTTGTACAGCCCGGTACGTTGGACCGAGAGCGTTGAGTTTATGGCAGCACAGGGCGTTACGTCGCTGCTAGAGGTTGGTCCGGGCAAGGTTCTGACCGGTCTGACTAAACGTATTGTTGATACCCTGACGGCGGCGGCGGTGAATGACGCTGCCAGCCTGACAGCGGCGCTTGAACAATAA